One part of the Sphingobacterium sp. LZ7M1 genome encodes these proteins:
- a CDS encoding GIY-YIG nuclease family protein: MYTVYIIYSPSLDRYYIGFTQDITDRLRRHNSKSKGFTNRANDWIIVHVESFNQKNEAMRREKEIKGWKSKKLIEKLIRDAGSEHSDL, translated from the coding sequence ATGTATACAGTGTACATTATTTACTCTCCTTCTCTAGACCGATATTATATCGGATTTACTCAAGACATTACAGACAGGTTACGACGACATAACTCAAAAAGCAAGGGATTTACAAACCGAGCCAATGATTGGATTATAGTCCATGTAGAATCATTCAATCAAAAAAATGAAGCCATGAGAAGAGAAAAAGAAATAAAAGGGTGGAAAAGCAAGAAGCTTATCGAAAAACTCATACGCGATGCTGGTTCAGAGCATTCCGACTTATAG
- a CDS encoding DUF6686 family protein → MDNCRLRILSKNDQGFISMPEGQNIIHLCFNNILINFSKEDFIMFRRIVKDIYAESSPVSFPDGRERILLNSPYSGINFSFNHFEMTELVRSLDEAYYMERIYSFLQ, encoded by the coding sequence ATGGACAACTGTCGCCTAAGAATTCTCTCCAAAAATGACCAAGGCTTCATCAGTATGCCAGAGGGTCAGAATATCATACACCTTTGTTTCAATAATATCCTCATCAACTTCAGCAAAGAAGATTTTATCATGTTCCGAAGGATCGTGAAGGATATCTATGCCGAAAGCAGCCCCGTATCATTTCCAGATGGCCGAGAACGGATCTTATTGAACAGCCCCTATTCGGGAATCAATTTTTCCTTCAACCACTTTGAAATGACTGAATTGGTCAGGTCTTTAGACGAGGCCTATTACATGGAAAGAATCTATTCTTTCTTGCAATAG
- a CDS encoding DUF1080 domain-containing protein: MSTNPIKSVALILSLALASCNQSSTVKENPETTDSSAFFNAKDLTGWHVYNRGNMDSKWKVDNGELICDPKGNGEFGDLISDKEYQDFELDFEWKVKKGGNSGVFINVREDSTYAATFATGLEMQLLDNANAEPRHQVDSTHWAGCLYSVECIGSNSKPNPFGEWNKAKIKQQDGQVTFWLNDKITFQDSINTPAFKQKIANSNMKNYPAFATYPKGKIAFQNHTDSVGFRNIVIREL; encoded by the coding sequence ATGTCGACCAACCCTATCAAATCCGTTGCACTTATCCTTTCCTTAGCATTAGCTTCCTGTAACCAATCCTCAACCGTAAAAGAAAATCCAGAAACTACAGATTCCAGTGCATTTTTCAATGCAAAGGACTTGACCGGATGGCATGTCTACAACCGTGGAAATATGGATTCCAAATGGAAAGTCGACAATGGCGAATTAATCTGTGACCCGAAGGGCAATGGAGAATTCGGCGACTTGATCAGCGACAAAGAATACCAAGACTTTGAACTGGACTTCGAATGGAAGGTCAAAAAAGGAGGAAACAGTGGTGTATTCATCAATGTTCGCGAGGATAGTACCTACGCAGCCACCTTTGCAACTGGACTAGAAATGCAACTCCTTGACAATGCCAATGCCGAACCAAGGCATCAGGTAGATTCCACGCATTGGGCAGGCTGTCTCTATTCAGTGGAATGTATCGGCAGCAACTCCAAGCCCAATCCTTTCGGCGAATGGAACAAAGCCAAGATCAAACAGCAGGATGGACAGGTAACCTTTTGGCTAAACGACAAGATCACCTTTCAAGATAGCATCAATACCCCTGCATTCAAACAAAAGATTGCCAATAGCAACATGAAAAACTATCCAGCGTTTGCGACATACCCTAAAGGAAAGATAGCATTCCAAAATCATACAGACTCTGTTGGTTTCCGAAATATCGTCATCAGAGAACTGTAG
- a CDS encoding NADPH-dependent FMN reductase, protein MNLIISGTNRKRSNSLKVAKFYQKELSKRGEEFEILSLEDLPHDIIDTDLYGKRSEAFAEIQEKVSAAKKFVFIIPEYNGSYPGILKVFIDACAFPASFYHKKAALVGVSTGKYGNIRGVDHFTGVCNYMRMHVLPLKIHIPLIQNELNSEEEFQDPISLKFIMEQIDEIERF, encoded by the coding sequence ATGAATTTAATTATCTCAGGCACAAATAGAAAACGTTCCAACTCATTAAAAGTTGCAAAATTTTATCAAAAGGAATTGTCAAAAAGGGGCGAAGAGTTTGAGATACTTTCCCTTGAGGATCTTCCCCATGATATCATTGATACGGATCTATATGGAAAACGCAGCGAAGCCTTTGCCGAGATCCAGGAAAAAGTGTCTGCAGCTAAAAAATTCGTGTTTATCATCCCAGAATACAATGGCTCCTACCCGGGAATCTTAAAGGTGTTTATAGATGCCTGCGCATTCCCTGCCTCTTTCTATCACAAAAAGGCCGCTCTGGTCGGGGTATCAACTGGAAAATATGGAAATATCCGTGGCGTGGACCACTTCACTGGTGTATGCAACTATATGCGCATGCACGTCTTGCCCTTAAAGATTCACATTCCACTGATCCAAAACGAATTGAATTCAGAGGAAGAGTTTCAAGACCCCATATCATTGAAGTTTATCATGGAACAGATCGACGAAATCGAACGCTTCTAA
- a CDS encoding ParA family protein, whose product MGKIIAIANQKGGVGKTTTSINLAASLAVLEYKTLLVDADPQANSTSGIGFDPRAIKTSIYECLVNDVTAKEAIQATDTPNLDLLPAHIDLVGAEIEMINLEEREYKMKRLLDEVKDDYDFVIIDCSPSLGLITINALTASNSVIIPVQCEYFALEGLGKLLNTIKIVQTRLNTELEIEGILLTMYDVRLRLSNQVVEEVRTHFHDLVFDTIIQRNTRLSEAPSFGISVIMHDASCKGAINYLNLAREILEKNGLLKENNKQTVTV is encoded by the coding sequence ATGGGAAAGATTATTGCCATAGCCAATCAAAAAGGAGGAGTTGGTAAAACAACCACCTCCATCAATCTTGCTGCGAGTTTAGCTGTGTTAGAATATAAGACTTTGTTGGTGGATGCGGATCCGCAAGCAAACTCCACGTCTGGAATTGGTTTTGATCCTCGCGCCATTAAGACCAGCATTTATGAATGTTTGGTGAATGATGTGACAGCAAAAGAAGCCATACAGGCCACCGATACTCCAAATCTAGATCTATTGCCAGCCCATATCGACTTGGTCGGTGCGGAGATTGAGATGATCAACCTGGAGGAGCGCGAATACAAGATGAAACGGCTTTTGGATGAAGTGAAGGATGATTATGATTTTGTCATCATTGACTGTTCCCCATCTTTAGGGCTAATTACCATCAATGCACTTACAGCTTCAAATTCAGTGATCATTCCGGTTCAATGTGAGTATTTTGCATTGGAAGGATTGGGTAAGTTGTTGAATACAATTAAGATTGTACAGACACGATTGAACACCGAACTGGAGATCGAAGGTATTTTATTGACGATGTACGATGTTCGTTTGAGGTTATCGAACCAAGTAGTGGAGGAGGTGCGCACGCATTTCCACGATTTGGTGTTTGATACAATTATTCAGAGAAATACGCGTTTGAGTGAAGCCCCAAGTTTCGGGATTTCAGTAATCATGCATGATGCATCCTGTAAAGGTGCCATCAATTATTTGAACCTTGCACGTGAGATTTTGGAGAAGAATGGATTATTAAAAGAGAATAATAAGCAAACTGTAACAGTATAG
- a CDS encoding ParB/RepB/Spo0J family partition protein: MAAQQRKTGLGKGLGALLQQEVISSPKDKTADVPASKTPSSPAGSINFIKVEQISINPFQPRTDFDEGALRELSESIEVQGLIQPITVRQVGKNEYQLISGERRLRASKLAGITEIPAYVRTANDQQMLEMALIENIQRENLNAIEIALSFQRMIEECSLKQEELGDRVSKNRSTVTNYLRLLKLPPVIQAAIRDGDLSMGHARALINVGEIDKQLFIFKEIVEKGLSVRKAEQLVREVQQAKDKKQKGKKEAALNFQYQKIEDDLASKFATRVKLNVKSTKGKGAIEIPFNSEDDLSRILELLDW, encoded by the coding sequence ATGGCAGCACAACAGCGGAAAACAGGATTAGGTAAGGGTTTAGGCGCATTGCTTCAACAGGAAGTGATCAGTAGTCCTAAAGACAAGACGGCCGATGTTCCTGCGAGCAAGACACCGAGCTCTCCTGCCGGTAGCATAAACTTTATTAAAGTAGAACAAATATCGATCAACCCTTTTCAACCGAGGACAGATTTTGATGAAGGAGCCCTAAGGGAACTATCTGAGTCTATCGAGGTACAAGGTTTGATCCAGCCAATCACCGTTCGTCAGGTTGGTAAGAATGAATACCAATTGATCTCCGGTGAAAGAAGGTTGAGGGCGTCCAAATTGGCAGGTATTACCGAAATCCCTGCTTATGTGAGGACTGCAAACGATCAACAGATGCTAGAAATGGCTCTGATCGAGAACATTCAACGCGAAAACCTGAATGCCATTGAGATTGCATTGAGTTTCCAGCGAATGATCGAGGAATGCAGTCTGAAGCAAGAGGAACTGGGCGATCGCGTAAGCAAGAACCGTTCTACAGTAACCAATTACCTTCGTTTGTTAAAACTTCCTCCTGTGATCCAGGCGGCAATCCGTGATGGAGATTTATCCATGGGACATGCCAGAGCCTTGATCAATGTCGGAGAGATCGATAAACAGTTGTTTATATTCAAGGAGATTGTTGAAAAAGGATTGTCGGTACGTAAGGCTGAGCAATTGGTCCGTGAGGTTCAACAGGCTAAGGATAAAAAACAAAAAGGCAAAAAAGAGGCAGCTTTGAATTTTCAATATCAAAAGATTGAGGATGACCTGGCTTCGAAATTTGCCACTCGAGTAAAATTGAACGTGAAATCTACGAAAGGGAAAGGAGCCATTGAGATTCCTTTTAACTCGGAGGATGATTTGAGCCGAATTTTAGAGTTGTTAGACTGGTAA
- a CDS encoding DUF5683 domain-containing protein, whose product MYKFLLLFGMIFSFTCLKSQVKDTIPDSTKMVQVQDSVKKAAQDTVKKETRAERKARIKAEKEREKFYYKDIRKDSARLAIERLTRIAWKRSLILPGWGQYTNGGLWWIKVPIIYGGFVGAGLTFNYWQWYYKEFLGELQYREEFGQPSNHESLGINSSWTVQGLVQQKDYGRRNRDLTILLTVGWYGLNVVEAYVDSILKNRWNISNDLSFKVSPTLLPNYAYTPGMGTFSGNGFVSPGLKMTFTIK is encoded by the coding sequence ATGTATAAATTTTTACTGCTCTTTGGGATGATCTTTTCCTTTACTTGTCTTAAAAGCCAAGTGAAAGATACCATTCCTGACTCTACGAAAATGGTCCAAGTGCAGGATTCTGTAAAGAAAGCTGCGCAAGATACCGTCAAGAAAGAGACTCGCGCGGAAAGGAAAGCCAGGATAAAGGCTGAAAAGGAGCGTGAGAAATTCTATTATAAGGATATCCGTAAGGATTCAGCAAGGTTGGCGATCGAAAGATTGACCAGGATTGCCTGGAAAAGATCTTTGATATTACCGGGTTGGGGACAGTATACCAATGGGGGCTTATGGTGGATCAAGGTTCCGATCATTTACGGAGGATTTGTTGGTGCAGGTCTGACCTTTAATTACTGGCAATGGTACTATAAAGAGTTCTTAGGTGAGCTGCAATATCGGGAAGAGTTTGGGCAGCCGTCCAATCACGAATCCTTGGGTATCAATAGTAGCTGGACCGTTCAGGGTTTGGTTCAACAGAAGGATTATGGTCGCAGAAACCGTGACCTGACGATCTTGCTAACGGTAGGTTGGTATGGATTGAACGTGGTTGAGGCCTATGTGGATTCGATCCTGAAAAACCGTTGGAATATCAGTAATGATCTGAGTTTTAAGGTTTCACCAACCTTACTTCCTAACTATGCTTATACACCGGGGATGGGTACTTTTTCTGGAAACGGATTTGTATCTCCGGGTTTGAAAATGACCTTTACCATTAAATAA
- the dapB gene encoding 4-hydroxy-tetrahydrodipicolinate reductase, translating to MKIVLLGYGKMGQLIERFAMKRGHEVVLIVDERNRDSITSEDLEEADMAIDFSTPNAALENISLCFESNLPLVVGTTGWYEHLDEVKDTCLEADQALLYGSNFSIGVNIFFHINKMLAKAINPYKQYDVQVEEIHHIHKLDAPSGTAITIAEGILENSDEKKSWVNSVEGSGEEVIPKPNELLIESLRIEEVPGTHTVLYSSEVDQIEFKHTAHSREGFALGAVIAAEWLFGKKGFYQVTEMFDFNK from the coding sequence ATGAAAATCGTTTTATTAGGTTATGGAAAAATGGGGCAACTGATCGAGCGCTTCGCCATGAAAAGAGGGCATGAAGTGGTTTTGATCGTTGATGAAAGAAATAGGGACAGCATTACTTCCGAAGATCTGGAGGAAGCTGATATGGCTATTGATTTCAGTACTCCAAATGCAGCCTTAGAAAATATCAGTCTTTGTTTTGAGTCCAATCTGCCCCTAGTGGTCGGAACCACGGGTTGGTATGAGCATTTGGACGAAGTAAAAGATACTTGTTTAGAAGCTGATCAAGCCTTGCTATATGGCTCTAATTTCAGCATTGGAGTGAATATCTTCTTCCATATCAACAAGATGTTGGCAAAGGCCATCAATCCATATAAGCAATACGATGTTCAGGTGGAGGAAATCCATCATATTCATAAATTAGATGCCCCAAGCGGAACAGCAATTACAATTGCTGAAGGGATTTTGGAGAACAGTGATGAAAAGAAATCCTGGGTAAATTCTGTGGAAGGGTCTGGTGAGGAAGTCATTCCAAAGCCAAATGAATTGCTGATCGAAAGTTTAAGAATAGAAGAAGTGCCTGGTACCCATACTGTTTTGTACAGCTCGGAAGTTGACCAAATCGAATTCAAGCACACTGCGCATAGCAGGGAAGGCTTTGCTTTGGGTGCGGTTATTGCGGCAGAGTGGCTTTTTGGTAAAAAAGGGTTTTATCAGGTGACTGAAATGTTTGATTTTAATAAATAA